The following coding sequences are from one Maniola jurtina chromosome 14, ilManJurt1.1, whole genome shotgun sequence window:
- the LOC123871782 gene encoding protein eva-1 homolog C-like encodes MDFLGTMNTVALFVFGILVLPGPCINSDNLELLAGTLRTRQRAACDDEIVSLSCPIGTYISIQVAKYGNMPEGHGCVAGAVPLLNMDQEGEKECLRPNTMQYSLLQTVVEACQKKPQCEFSTKTKPGIIDPCPQVGKIVEVAYKCRPHEFHSRTVCEGETVEFSCNPNSRLVIYDAQYGRIAHQSPIVCALPPGAVDDTCSAPYALKTTMQICHGKQQCQIVADSKTFGSPCRPDTRAYLRVLHTCVPLGVLTDRYENASEEDKVTNRYDVNKAGEHFDPPDIVVKWNKPTKTDIIPQTTIIHSTSNLNGLKYKDSSTKSSNLKFLIYISIATIIVIILAAIFVGVRYYKKKKRSSSSKNGDMFTTEAPNVFNDAASDLDNDVDVSHISGTFYDPVHPDMILYRDGVNKATLRAMRPLNTIYPCAGASMYGNVDYIPTHSRDASTRFGNKEPDSDIMMSPKSLSGYTNSQFYYG; translated from the exons AGTTGCTGGCTGGTACACTAAGAACGAGACAGCGAGCAGCGTGTGATGACGAGATAGTCTCCTTGTCATGTCCAATAGGAACCTACATCAGTATTCAAGTGGCCAAGTATGGGAACATGCCTGAGGGCCATGGCTGTGTGGCTGGGGCGGTTCCATTACTAAACATGGACCAAGAGGGAGAAAAGGAGTGTTTGAGACCAAATACTATGCAG TATTCACTTCTACAAACTGTCGTGGAAGCCTGTCAAAAGAAGCCCCAGTGTGAATTCAGCACGAAAACCAAGCCGGGCATAATCGATCCCTGCCCTCAAGTCGGGAAGATAGTCGAAGTGGCTTACAAATGTCGACCAC ATGAATTTCACAGTCGCACAGTATGCGAAGGTGAAACCGTCGAGTTCTCCTGCAACCCTAACTCCAGGCTGGTGATCTACGACGCGCAGTATGGCCGGATTGCGCACCAGTCGCCCATAGTTTGTGCACTGCCGCCCGGAGCTGTGGATGACA CATGCTCAGCACCATACGCGCTAAAGACAACGATGCAGATTTGCCACGGCAAGCAGCAGTGCCAAATTGTGGCGGACAGCAAGACCTTCGGATCTCCCTGTAGACCAGACACCAGGGCCTATCTAAGAGTCCTGCACACTTGTG TTCCTCTTGGGGTCCTCACAGACAGGTACGAAAACGCTTCTGAAGAGGATAAGGTGACGAATCGCTATGATGTAAATAAAGCTGGGGAACATTTCGACCCTCCAG acattgTCGTGAAATGGAACAAGCCTACGAAAACTGATATAATTCCACAAACCACGATCATACATTCCACGAGCAATCTGAATGGGCTAAAGTATAAAG ATTCGTCAACAAAATCATCAAATCTGAAATTTCTAATCTACATAAGCATAGCGACCATAATTGTTATCATATTAGCAGCAATCTTCGTCGGGGTGCGATactacaaaaagaaaaagagatcAAGCAGCTCCAAAAACGGTGACATGTTTACTACAGAAGCTCCAAACGTTTTTAACGATGCAGCATCAGATTTAGACAACGATGTAGATGTCAGTCATATATCTGGAACTTTCTATGATCCAGTGCATCCAGATATGATTCTATATAGAGATGGGGTGAACAAAGCAACGCTGAGGGCAATGAGGCCTTTGAATACTATATATCCATGTGCTGGAGCTAGTATGTACGGTAATGTAGATTACATACCGACTCATTCAAGAGATGCAAGCACCAGATTTGGTAATAAAGAACCTGATTCAGACATAATGATGAGTCCAAAGAGCTTGAGTGGTTATACAAACTCACAGTTCTACTACGGGTGA